cacagcagtgccctgctttcttgcaggggctgtgggggaagcagagctctgctgcccacCCCATGCACCTTCCCTGCCTCTCGGATAAAGCACTGAATCACaagccctgctggcactgctctgcttggagagagggagcagcagcaaagctgcccCAGAACCATCAAGAGGATGGCACGGATGGGTGGGAGCACTGAGTTCTGAGCCAAGGCTGACCTAACCAGCTTATTGCCCCAGCCCTGGTAACGCCATGCACATGTGCCAAGGCCTGGATGAAGATCAGGTGCCAGTTTTGGGTCACTGGGTGCTGTTTGTGAGTAATTGGGGTCCTAGCCCAGCTCTTTTTGGAGggattttcattaaatttcattttaactttttgATAGAGGGTGAAAGGAGGGAGCAGATGTTTGGATTCCTTGAAGCCCTTAGGACACCACAAACTGCTTGAAGCTAGACAGGGGGAAAGCAGGAGGACCTTCCCGATATTGCTCCTGACAAATTGAAAATGCATTCTTAAAGCATTCTGTAATCTGAGCAGCTTTATGCAGGTCAGGAACTCAGACAgcccttctgtttttcctgacCTACtggatggagctgggaggggagcTGTAGAAGAACTGACACCAGAGCAGGGCAGCCCAGCCGCGCGGTGGTGACATATCTCCAGGCAAAGTGACACCCAATGACAtccacagcacagccacctcCAGCATGTCTGCGTGCCTCAGGACCCCTCAGCACCGCTCCCTTTAGAGTTACTCCTAGTATAACTCCTTTAGAGTTCTATGGCTGCTTTCCTAAGGGATGTGCACTTGTCACCCCGTGCTGAGGGTGGTGGCTTGCCCTGGCTTCCATTAGTTGGGAGCAAGGAAGTGGTGTGGGAGTGGGGACCGAAGCTGGGTGCAAACTTAGTGCTGGGGGTTGATCTGCAAGGCTGACATTTCTCACCATCCCCTCCTTGCTGTCCCCAAAGGCCCAGCACGGCCCCAGCACTGAACCCATCAGGTGGCACTACTTAAGAGCAGCTCAGTCCCACTATAATCCCCTTCTGCTGTCACCACCTGTAGCACACGGCGAGCAAAACAAGCCCCATGTGAGCAAACAGTGCCCTCTCCCCAAACCCCCCACTGCATCCCGCACCCACGTACCTTCTTCCCATGCGCTCCTCCCATTGTTCAGGACTTTGGCCGTGCCCCACTGGCACCGTCCCTGCTATGCCTGTGGGTTCTGGTGGCCGtgcagctcccagtgcccccAGTGTCCCCACGGGGAGAGGCAGCTGAGCTCCAGCCCGTTTGCAGTGGGGCCGGTCGGGAGGgttcccttctcctcccttctcccagcACGTGGAGAACTCATTTTCTTCGTGCACCTCACGGCTGGCGCGCGCCCAGGCTCTGCCCGGGCACAAAGGCAGCTTTCATGCTGCGGATGCCCGGTTTCTAAGCCGGGCTCCGTATTTTGAGAGGCTGTGGAAGATTACAGTAATTGCACTTGACAGGGCAAGATGTCACAGGACGCGGATTCGCTCGGCCGCGGGGCCCCGGCACCCAGCAGTCCTCGCTTGTGGCATCCTTCCTGGCTTGTTCTCTGgtgctttgctgaaataaatcGGTACCCCAAAATAAGGCAGGACAGCCCCTGAGTCCcggctgtgcagcagtgctggatttTGCAGATCTGATCCTGTGGATGTTCTTGGGGGCTGCAGCCGCTGCTctgggcagagctcagggctgagTGAGTTGGGAACACGGTACTGCGACCGAGTGTGCTCACCCAGGTAGGAACCATCCACATCTCTGCACCTTCCGAAACAGCGGGGAGATGGAAAAACAACCTCATGTGGGGTTTGCTGTCCCTGCAGCCGTCACCCTTAATAAGCAAATTCAATTTGCTAAATAATCATGGCACTTAAAGCCGTATTTATGACTCCCAGAACACTGTGGgatttttgatttatttttcaggctgCAGTAAGTTGGGGAGGAAGGGCTCTTTGGAGCTCTGGCTGCACAGTGAGGTCACACAGGAGCTGCACTTCAGCTCTCCCTACTGTTCCCAAACTGCGTGTACCTCTAACACTCAGTGATGGGCTCAGTGCTCTTTATAGCTGCCTTTAGCATGCTGAGACATACATTTCCTTTAGAAAGGCTTCTGGTGTAAAGCCAAAACAACGCATTGCAAGCAGGGTTGGTTGTTTTCCCCACTGTAGCTGCTACTAGGTGCTGCTTTCCCCTTTGCAACAGCCTTTACGGGTCCCAGGCTGTTTTCAGTTTGGCTTACAAGCGAATTCAGATCCTCTGAGGGGGCTTAAAATAGTTGGCATATTTCTGCTGGCGGTGCAGTGGGGTGTGTGGCGCGAGGGCTGTTGTGTCTGCTGCGCTGTGCTggtgctcactgctgctgccgTGTGGGTGATTCAGCGCCCGGGATTAAcggctgctgcagcagcagatttaGGGATCGATGTATGGCAGAGGCTTCCCACGGTGTGGTCAGGTGCACACTAAGTGCAGGAGGATAAGCTTGGATAAAATACTACAGCTAACAGGGAATTCCTCTGTGATGGCAGTGGAAGACCACTGGGGCCAGAGCATCCCCATGTCTGTGGGCAGGGGACAGCCATGTATGTTGCTGTGACAGTGGATGGGTGATGGGGAAACCCAGCtggtggcagaggggttggCAATGCCAGGCCTGTGGAGAAAAGCCTGGATTAGGCTCGAAAATGGAGGGAAGGAGGTACTGGTTTATAATTATACACATTATTTAAGAAACAACTAGAAAACATATCACAAAACGCTTCGtttgaagatggaaaaatagaATGTCCCACATCAACCCATAGCCACAGACTAGGGCAGCTTGGCTGGAGCCTGGCTGGGTGCTTGCtcacctgcagctgctctgagcaccgAGTGTCCCCACACCAGAATGCTGATCCCTGGGAGCCAACAGCCACCACTGGGCTTGTGTGACCAGGCTGGGGGTGTGGGTCAGTCTGCGGGGGTTGGCATCCCCTTAGACCTGGCTGGGGCTCCATGCAGGTGTGCTGCCAGTGTCCCTGCTAATCTTGCTTCCTGGGGGCACAGccctccatctccagcagctcgGGCCAGCCgtcatatttatttgttttctggtcATTTTTGatgtgctgaaagaaaaaaaaaagagagaaagaaaacaggaggaggTAGGTGGCATTGGGCATATCAATTGGAAAAGCTTGAATATAGGTGGGTGAGACATGGGAGATGGTGGACATGGATGTACCTCCTCAAAGGGGCTCTTGCCCTTCAGCCCCTTCGCCCCTAAGAAGACCCAGTTGTCTCGAAAGCCCAGCTCGTTCACGTgtctgctgcccagagctgaaAAAAGTGCCCGTACTTTTTTGTTCATCCtaagggatggaaaaaaaagcatcagaatgGTGCTGGGTGGGTGGCCCCtcctgtcatagaatcatagaatcattaaggttggaaaagaccactaataTCATCAAGCCCAACAACCAACCtacccccaccatgcccactgaccctcagtgccacatctccatgctgtttgagcacctccagggatggtgaccccaccactccctgggcagcagtgccagtgcttcactgctctttctaagaagaaagAGCCAACAGCTCATGGCTGTGGGGGTTGGCAGCAGCAACACCCCCTGCCCTAGCACTGCGGCTGGTTTTGGGGTACCTTGGGTCATGTGTGGGACCAAACTCACTTTGTGGCAGCGTCGTCATAAGTGGCTGCCAGAATGATGGTGCCATCCTTGATCTCTTGGAGGAAGGTCTCCAGCTGTGTAACATCTGGCAGGACcgttaggaaaaagaaaagggttttATTAGGGCTGTGCATGGTACTGGTGGTAGGAAggttcagcactgctgcttgccTACTGTGCACGACAATAAGGAGAAATATACTGCTAACTTTGCTCACTAGCTGTGAGACCTTGTTCATGTGAATTAAATTCCCAACACCAGGAATGAGCCTGGCTGCAGAATTCCTACCTGGTAGCAGGGGCTTCATGCACATTACAGGAGTTATTGCTCATCCTGCATCTGCTGTGCAGGATGCTCGAGTCCAATGCCCCATCTAGTGGCACAACAGCTGATTGCTGCTGACAGACTGCAAGAAATCTCATGACGTTGCTGTTTCTCTCTTAAAATTCCAGAGTTACCAATATAGGTTTCATGACCAACAGATGTAAAGAGTGATTGGTTTAGCAGGATTTTGTTCCTCAAGCTTttataaatgagaaaggagCCAGAAGCCCAGCTCAGCCGTGACCCTGAGCAGCCACACGGACACAACCAGAGCTGGCCAAAGTCCGGCAGCCCTtatctgcacacacagcagagctgctgcagcgcTGGTGATTGCTGGCACCGAGGGCACCGTGCTTACCTCCTGAGTACATGTCGAAGGATGCCACCTTCAGGAGCTGCCCGTTCTTTCCTGAGGGTTGAAAATTCCCAACACAGTCGGGGTGGGTCTCCAAAGAGGATCCCCTGGGTCCCACCCCCACGTGCAGTGTGATTGATGCTGTCCTAATGTTGGCTGTGCATGAAGCCTTTGGGCCACCAGGGCCCAACTCACCGTTCACCAGCGCAATGTTCAGCCCTCTGCCAATGTTGCTCTTCACAGTGCTCATGAGGCTGGAAAGCAGAGACCAGTGAGTGGCAGCAGGCCATGAACCATCCCCAGGCACAAAGACAACTCCTTCCACTGTTGTTTTACCACCAATGGTCTGTACTGGCCATCAGAC
The DNA window shown above is from Coturnix japonica isolate 7356 chromosome 12, Coturnix japonica 2.1, whole genome shotgun sequence and carries:
- the FAM3D gene encoding protein FAM3D; the protein is MRVTGVIRLLVLLATLLGSWFIVQTYFEHSGITISLRSWLGATSKPKSSPPQPRHKCENKKGCPIDHFAFRIISGAANVVGPSICFEDTILMSTVKSNIGRGLNIALVNGKNGQLLKVASFDMYSGDVTQLETFLQEIKDGTIILAATYDDAATKMNKKVRALFSALGSRHVNELGFRDNWVFLGAKGLKGKSPFEEHIKNDQKTNKYDGWPELLEMEGCAPRKQD